In the Vicia villosa cultivar HV-30 ecotype Madison, WI unplaced genomic scaffold, Vvil1.0 ctg.001648F_1_1_3, whole genome shotgun sequence genome, one interval contains:
- the LOC131636132 gene encoding accelerated cell death 11-like isoform X1, whose translation MADNLQHGRQRKVPKALGIFLRCFSATSRKEQEQLVHDHVDNNTEEIIRRRSRVASTTAVDEKPLGKIADAFKELADVVISENVVEVAAFSRACVFVAPLFGSIGFHFKFIEMDYLTKVNDIAEASKSFKTLQSMVDHDVQTNSVRIQGSHSRNLLKIKRGLEFLKVLFEQVLLTEGNSMRDAVSKAYTQIFNSYHGWALRKAVSVRLNYIPTKQQLYRKLGEDGKYSIIFATISLYMYLRLTTLTIVVMMLTIFLLFFNVLH comes from the exons ATGGCAGATAATTTACAACATGGACGTCAGAGAAAAGTGCCCAAAGCACTTGGTATTTTTTTGAGGTGCTTTTCTGCCACTTCCAGGAAAGAGCAGGAGCAATTGGTACATGATCATGTTGACAACAACACAGAAGAGATCATAAGAAGAAGAAGCAGAGTGGCTTCCACAACAGCCGTCGATGAAAAACCTCTTGGCAAAATTGCAGATGCGTTCAAAGAGCTCGCAGATGTTGTCATCTCCGAAAATGTGGTTGAGGTTGCAGCTTTTTCCCGCGCATGTGTTTTTGTGGCTCCCCTTTTTGGCAGCATTGGCTTTCACTTCAAGTTCATTGAGATGGATTACCTCACCAAG GTCAATGACATAGCAGAGGCATCAAAGTCTTTCAAGACATTACAATCTATGGTTGATCATGATGTACAAACTAATTCTGTGAGAATACAAGGAAGCCATTCCAGAAATCTTTTGAAGATAAAACGTGGACTTGAATTTCTCAAGGTGCTATTTGAACAAGTTCTACTCACAGA GGGAAATTCTATGAGAGATGCGGTTTCTAAGGCTTACACGCAAATATTTAATTCATATCATGGCTGGGCTCTCAGAAAAGCCGTTTCTGTAAGATTAAATTACATTCCTACGAAGCAGCAGCTATATAGGAAACTCGGTGAAGATGGTAAGTATAGCATAATATTTGCTACAATCAGTTTATATATGTATTTAAGGCTTACAACTTTAACTATTGTAGTTATGATGTTAACAATATTTTTGTTATTCTTCAATGTGTTACACTAG
- the LOC131636132 gene encoding accelerated cell death 11-like isoform X2, translating into MADNLQHGRQRKVPKALGIFLRCFSATSRKEQEQLVHDHVDNNTEEIIRRRSRVASTTAVDEKPLGKIADAFKELADVVISENVVEVAAFSRACVFVAPLFGSIGFHFKFIEMDYLTKVNDIAEASKSFKTLQSMVDHDVQTNSVRIQGSHSRNLLKIKRGLEFLKVLFEQVLLTEGNSMRDAVSKAYTQIFNSYHGWALRKAVSVRLNYIPTKQQLYRKLGEDESAAKVLMETYISASPPLIQYIEKIFLERELGIDW; encoded by the exons ATGGCAGATAATTTACAACATGGACGTCAGAGAAAAGTGCCCAAAGCACTTGGTATTTTTTTGAGGTGCTTTTCTGCCACTTCCAGGAAAGAGCAGGAGCAATTGGTACATGATCATGTTGACAACAACACAGAAGAGATCATAAGAAGAAGAAGCAGAGTGGCTTCCACAACAGCCGTCGATGAAAAACCTCTTGGCAAAATTGCAGATGCGTTCAAAGAGCTCGCAGATGTTGTCATCTCCGAAAATGTGGTTGAGGTTGCAGCTTTTTCCCGCGCATGTGTTTTTGTGGCTCCCCTTTTTGGCAGCATTGGCTTTCACTTCAAGTTCATTGAGATGGATTACCTCACCAAG GTCAATGACATAGCAGAGGCATCAAAGTCTTTCAAGACATTACAATCTATGGTTGATCATGATGTACAAACTAATTCTGTGAGAATACAAGGAAGCCATTCCAGAAATCTTTTGAAGATAAAACGTGGACTTGAATTTCTCAAGGTGCTATTTGAACAAGTTCTACTCACAGA GGGAAATTCTATGAGAGATGCGGTTTCTAAGGCTTACACGCAAATATTTAATTCATATCATGGCTGGGCTCTCAGAAAAGCCGTTTCTGTAAGATTAAATTACATTCCTACGAAGCAGCAGCTATATAGGAAACTCGGTGAAGATG AGTCTGCGGCAAAGGTCTTGATGGAAACTTATATATCAGCATCCCCGCCTCTAATCCAAtatattgagaagatctttcTCGAAAGAGAATTGGGTATAGATTGGTGA
- the LOC131636131 gene encoding pentatricopeptide repeat-containing protein At1g51965, mitochondrial-like, translated as MKPFHFTSLRHFATKYTAKITSTSPTGRSLAAEVTPPPPLPSDTRGYSLPRHDLVCKATQILLSTTNPHSTKQTPLHDPFSDLSEYLQSLSISLTPLEASEILKSLKNPSLALKFFHFCPSLSPNFRHDSFTYNRMFLILSLSSSPLRFEQTESLLDDMERRGLRGSISTVNILIGFFGDLERCVGLVKKWELRLNAYTYKCLLQAYLRLRDSDKAFHVYLDMLRHGYHLDIFAYNMLLDALAKENKVDQAYKVFEDMKRRHCEPDTITYTIMIRMTGKSGKTNEALALFQVMLEKGLTPNLIAYNTMIEALAKGRMADKAVLLFSKMVESDCQPNEFTYSVLLNVLVAEGQLHKLDYIVEISKKYMNKQIYAYFVRTLSKLGHSSEAHRLFCNMWNFHDKGDKDAYMSMLESLCSSGKMTEAIDLLNRFHEKCITSDTIMYNTVFTALGKLKQVAHIHDLYEKMKRDGPPPDIFTYNILISSYGRAGRVDSAIKIFEELENSNCDPDVISYNSLINCLGKNGDVDEAHMRFKEMQEKGLNPDVVTYSTLIECFGKTDKVEMACSLFDEMIAEECSPNLVTYNILLDCLERSGRTAEAVDLYAKLKQQGLTPDSITYAVLERLQSGRHGKLRVRRQNPITGWVVSPL; from the exons ATGAAACCATTCCACTTCACTTCCCTCCGCCACTTCGCCACCAAATACACCGCCAAAATCACCTCCACCTCCCCCACCGGCCGTTCCCTAGCCGCCGAAGTAACCCCACcgcctcccctcccctccgacaCCCGCGGCTACTCCCTCCCCCGCCACGACCTAGTCTGCAAAGCCACCCAAATCCTCCTCTCCACCACAAACCCCCATTCCACCAAACAAACCCCCCTCCACGACCCCTTCTCCGACCTCTCCGAATATCTCCAATCTCTCTCCATCTCCCTAACCCCTCTAGAAGCTTCCGAAATTCTCAAATCCCTCAAAAACCCTTCCCTCGCTCTCAAATTCTTCCACTTTTGCCCCTCCCTTTCCCCCAACTTCCGTCATGACTCCTTCACTTATAACCGAATGTTCCTCATTCTCTCCCTCTCGTCCTCGCCGCTTCGATTCGAGCAGACCGAATCGCTCCTCGATGACATGGAGCGACGTGGCCTGCGTGGCTCCATCTCGACAGTTAATATTCTGATTGGATTTTTTGGTGATTTGGAACGTTGTGTTGGGTTGGTTAAGAAATGGGAGCTTAGGCTTAATGCTTATACTTATAAGTGTTTGCTACAAGCTTATTTGAGGTTAAGGGATTCTGATAAGGCTTTTCATGTTTATTTGGATATGTTGAGACATGGTTATCACTTGGATATTTTTGCTTATAACATGCTTTTGGATGCTTTGGCTAAGGAGAATAAG GTGGATCAAGCATATAAAGTATTTGAGGACATGAAGCGAAGGCATTGTGAGCCTGATACGATCACGTACACCATTATGATCAGAATGACTGGGAAATCCGGCAAAACAAACGAGGCGCTAGCACTGTTTCAGGTGATGTTAGAAAAGGGATTAACTCCAAATTTGATTGCTTATAATACTATGATTGAGGCACTCGCCAAGGGACGGATGGCAGACAAGGCTGTCCTTCTATtctcaaaaatggtggagagtgATTGTCAGCCTAATGAATTTACGTACAGTGTGCTTTTGAATGTTTTGGTTGCTGAAGGACAGCTTCATAAGCTTGACTATATTGTGGagatatcaaaaaaatatatgaataagCAGATATATGCTTATTTTGTAAGGACTTTAAGCAAATTGGGTCATTCCTCTGAAGCACATAGGCTATTTTGTAACATGTGGAACTTCCATGACAAGGGTGATAAAGATGCTTACATGTCCATGCTAGAGAGTTTATGCAGTAGTGGGAAAATGACAGAAGCAATAGATCTTCTTAATAGATTTCACGAAAAGTGTATAACCAGTGATACTATCATGTATAATACAGTATTCACAGCTCTCGGCAAGTTGAAACAAGTGGCGCATATCCATGACCTTTATGAAAAGATGAAACGGGACGGCCCTCCACCAGACATATTTACATACAATATTCTGATTTCCAGCTACGGGAGAGCTGGAAGAGTTGACAGTGCTATTAAAATTTTCGAAGAGCTAGAGAATAGTAATTGTGATCCCGATGTCATTTCCTATAACAGTTTGATCAACTGCCTTGGAAAGAATGGAGATGTTGATGAAGCTCACATGAGATTTAAAGAAATGCAAGAGAAAGGATTAAACCCTGATGTTGTAACTTATAGTACACTTATTGAGTGCTTTGGCAAGACTGATAAAGTTGAGATGGCGTGTAGCTTGTTCGATGAAATGATTGCTGAAGAATGCTCTCCTAACTTAGTAACATATAATATTTTACTCGATTGTCTTGAAAGGTCTGGAAGAACTGCCGAGGCAGTGGACCTTTATGCAAAACTTAAGCAACAAGGGCTGACACCAGATTCAATAACATATGCAGTGCTTGAGCGATTGCAAAGTGGTAGGCACGGGAAGTTGAGAGTTCGCAGACAGAATCCAATTACAGGATGGGTTGTTAGCcctttgtga
- the LOC131636139 gene encoding uncharacterized protein LOC131636139, which produces MEFPVSVICTLLFFSFLSPQIRGEASGSVFFIDSSTHQFLRARSSNHENPSISLQEVGAAVPVLLGFAPPSTLSASSSSKLNEVLVPNPFNRPRAVFLLEVNGIKGLESIAQDNAMFSKSSWDAKFIGSDKVDIQLPGENDISVFSLDEQLEVFTDKEIDDFSSLIGGSYAPDALEPVNGVLTIPLANSALVNLHMSKKEERKFVIGLLSLAQNVKRAIQMHHEISQNTLSPAELLTGSFNGIKVLQEQGEAESIAQHGVELLLVTLTKIFGSLQEAYKGQIVGIIYYQTATPQESGKTFNAIFTPSDYHKARWLEEENALNTTFAEVALVRITLAWITGILLLVSTLMGTCYLLYMPITRDTLLYSNVKLD; this is translated from the exons ATGGAGTTTCCCGTTTCCGTCATTTGTACCCTCCTTTTCTTCTCTTTCCTCTCCCCTCAAATTAGG GGCGAGGCTTCTGGTTCCGTCTTCTTCATCGATAGCTCCACTCATCAATTCCTTCGCGCTAGATCATCCAACCATGAG AATCCTTCAATTTCGCTTCAAGAAGTTGGGGCTGCTGTGCCAGTTTTGCTCGGTTTTGCACCTCCTTCCACTCTTTCAGCCTCCAGCTCATCCAAG TTGAATGAGGTTTTGGTTCCTAATCCATTCAATAGGCCTCGTGCTGTGTTTCTGCTGGAAGTGAATGGAATCAAAG GTCTTGAAAGCATTGCCCAGGATAATGCAATGTTCAGCAAGTCATCGTGGGATGCAAAATTTATTGGTTCAGATAAAGTTGACATTCAACTTCCAG GTGAAAATGATATTTCTGTGTTTTCGTTGGATGAGCAATTGGAAGTTTTCACTGACAAAGAAATTGACGATTTT TCATCTTTGATAGGTGGATCATATGCCCCTGATGCCCTAGAGCCAGTCAATGGGGTGCTTACCATTCCTTTGGCAAATAGTGCCTTAGTGAATCTCCATATGTCAAAG aaagaagaaagaaagttTGTGATAGGTCTTTTGTCTCTCGCTCAAAATGTCAAAAGAGCAATTCAGATGCATCATGAAATATCTCAGAATACTCTAAGTCCAGCTGAGTTGTTAACAGGAAGCTTCAATGGTATTAAG GTTTTGCAAGAGCAAGGTGAAGCTGAAAGTATTGCTCAGCATGGAGTTGAATTGCTACTTGTGACTTTAACCAAGATATTTGGCTCATTGCAAGAGGCATACAAAG GTCAAATTGTTGGAATTATCTATTATCAAACTGCCACTCCTCAAGAGTCTGGCAAGACGTTTAATGCGATCTTTACTCCTTCTGATTACCATAAGGCGCGAtggttggaagaagaaaatgcaCTGAATACAACTTTTGCAGAAGTGGCACTGGTTAGGATAACCCTTGCCTGGATAACAGGAATTCTTTTGCTTGTTTCAACTCTTATGGGG ACATGTTACCTCTTGTATATGCCAATCACAAGGGACACACTTCTCTACTCTAATGTCAAGCTTGATTAA